In Brevibacterium zhoupengii, the following are encoded in one genomic region:
- a CDS encoding bifunctional aldolase/short-chain dehydrogenase gives MTTTNPTVTELIRRSNSLGSDRRNTNFAGGNTSAKGSDIDPVTGENVELLWVKGSGGDLGTLVPEGLAVLRLDRVQAMTGTYPGIDREDEMVAAFDYTLHGKGGAAPSIDTAMHGLVDAAHVDHLHPDSGIAIATAADGKELTKQIFDDKVVWVPWRRPGFQLGLDIAAIKRANPQAIGTILGGHGITAWGDTSAESEANSRWIIDTAAKFIDDNGRPEPFGTARPDFTALPGSERRAKAAALAPHLRAIASADRTMVGHFTDSEPVLEFLAGQKLGALAELGTSCPDHFLRTKIKPLVIDLPATTSAEDIIAALPKLHDAYREDYRSYYARHADSDSPAMRGADPAIILVPGVGMFSYGPDKQTARVAGEFYVNAINVMRGAESLSTYAPISEAEKFRIEYWALEEAKLKRKPAPKPLSSRVAFVTGAASGIGKAIATRLSSEGACVVIADLDRDKAEAVAAELGSTDTAIGVAADVSDETGVQAALTEAVLAFGGVDLIVNNAGLSLSKSLFETTEKDWDLQHDVMAKGSFLVSKNAARILVDQGLGGDIVYISSKNSVFAGPNNIAYSATKADQAHQVRLLAAELGEHGIRVNGINPDGVVRGSGIFAGGWGAQRAKTYGVEEKDLGKFYAQRTILGREVVPENVANAVYALCTHDFSHTTGLHVPVDAGVAAAFLR, from the coding sequence ATGACCACGACCAATCCCACGGTGACTGAGCTCATCCGACGCTCCAACTCGTTGGGCTCCGATCGACGCAACACGAACTTCGCCGGAGGAAACACCTCAGCCAAGGGCAGCGATATCGATCCGGTGACCGGCGAGAACGTCGAGCTGCTGTGGGTGAAGGGATCCGGCGGGGATCTGGGAACGCTGGTGCCCGAGGGCCTGGCCGTCCTCCGCCTCGACCGAGTGCAGGCCATGACCGGCACCTATCCCGGTATCGACCGCGAAGACGAGATGGTGGCGGCCTTCGACTACACCCTCCATGGCAAGGGCGGTGCAGCACCATCCATCGACACCGCAATGCACGGACTCGTCGACGCCGCCCACGTCGATCATCTGCACCCCGATTCGGGCATCGCCATCGCCACGGCAGCCGACGGAAAGGAACTGACGAAGCAGATCTTCGACGACAAGGTCGTCTGGGTGCCTTGGCGGCGCCCCGGCTTCCAGCTCGGCCTCGACATCGCTGCGATCAAGCGAGCGAACCCGCAGGCCATCGGGACCATCCTCGGCGGTCACGGGATCACTGCATGGGGAGACACCTCGGCGGAATCCGAGGCCAACTCCCGGTGGATCATCGACACCGCGGCGAAGTTCATCGACGACAATGGCCGTCCCGAGCCCTTCGGCACAGCCCGTCCGGACTTCACGGCGCTGCCGGGATCCGAACGCCGGGCCAAGGCCGCCGCTCTGGCACCGCACCTGCGAGCTATCGCCTCGGCGGACAGGACCATGGTCGGTCATTTCACGGACTCCGAGCCTGTCCTCGAATTCCTCGCCGGACAGAAGCTGGGCGCACTGGCAGAACTGGGCACGAGCTGTCCCGACCATTTCCTGCGCACCAAGATCAAGCCACTGGTCATCGACCTGCCGGCGACCACCTCGGCGGAGGACATCATCGCAGCACTGCCGAAGCTCCACGACGCCTACCGGGAGGACTACCGTTCCTATTACGCACGCCATGCGGATTCTGATTCGCCGGCGATGCGTGGGGCCGATCCCGCCATCATCCTGGTCCCCGGCGTCGGAATGTTCTCCTACGGACCCGACAAGCAGACGGCACGCGTGGCCGGAGAGTTCTACGTCAACGCCATCAATGTCATGCGCGGAGCGGAATCACTTTCCACCTATGCACCGATCTCCGAGGCGGAGAAGTTCCGTATCGAATACTGGGCTCTCGAAGAGGCCAAGCTCAAGCGCAAACCAGCTCCCAAGCCGCTTTCCTCACGAGTCGCCTTCGTCACCGGTGCCGCGAGTGGAATCGGCAAGGCCATCGCCACGCGCCTGTCGTCCGAGGGCGCCTGCGTGGTCATCGCCGACCTCGACCGCGACAAGGCAGAAGCCGTGGCAGCCGAACTCGGTTCGACCGATACGGCCATAGGCGTGGCCGCGGATGTCTCCGATGAGACTGGAGTGCAGGCGGCCCTCACCGAGGCGGTGCTGGCCTTCGGAGGAGTCGACCTGATCGTCAACAATGCAGGGCTGTCCCTGTCGAAGTCACTGTTCGAGACGACAGAGAAGGACTGGGACCTCCAGCACGACGTCATGGCGAAAGGATCGTTCCTGGTGTCGAAGAACGCCGCGAGGATCCTCGTCGACCAGGGGCTCGGAGGCGACATCGTCTACATCTCCTCGAAGAACTCCGTGTTCGCAGGCCCCAACAACATCGCGTACTCCGCAACCAAGGCCGATCAGGCGCATCAGGTGAGGCTGCTCGCGGCCGAACTCGGCGAGCATGGGATCCGCGTCAACGGGATCAACCCCGACGGGGTGGTCCGCGGATCGGGAATCTTCGCCGGCGGGTGGGGAGCTCAGCGTGCGAAGACCTACGGGGTCGAGGAGAAGGACCTGGGGAAGTTCTATGCCCAGCGCACAATCCTCGGCCGCGAGGTGGTCCCGGAGAACGTGGCGAATGCCGTCTACGCTCTGTGCACCCACGACTTCTCGCACACGACCGGACTGCACGTGCCGGTCGACGCCGGCGTTGCCGCCGCGTTCCTGCGCTGA
- a CDS encoding rhamnulokinase: MDHGNESTTFTLAAVDLGATSGRVILGGIDDGVLRMKHVARFPNTPLTLLETNGEVQGFAHGQDAAAGEGLYWNIQSLYAAVQDGLREAARLAPGLTSIGIDSWAVDYSLLRNGRLLGSPHHYRDERTARGVELVHNRITPADLFARNGLQHLDFNTVFQLAVESETGFLDLADEVLLIPDLLAYWLTGRSHAEVTNASTTGLLSVTTRTWDTGLLDEFGFERSLLPPLVRSGDAIGQITDATARRLGADHDVQVTAVGSHDTASAVVAVPFASKRSAYISSGTWSLVGLELDEPVLSTAAREANFTNEGGVDDTVRFLKNVSGLWLLSESMRHWQADSNEAQRSADLQSLLAEAETVKFHFEVFDPADARFVPPGDMPSRIAEWYTERGLRPPESPAEVVRCILESLAEAYARTIDAAETLAGMTVDTVHVVGGGSQNSLLCQLTADRTGRTVLAGPVEATAIGNLLVQARAVGLVAKDASLSDLREIARRSFPVVEYLPETS, translated from the coding sequence ATGGACCACGGTAACGAATCGACGACCTTCACGCTGGCGGCCGTTGATCTCGGAGCGACCAGCGGCCGCGTGATCCTCGGCGGGATCGACGACGGCGTGCTGCGGATGAAGCACGTGGCGCGGTTTCCGAATACGCCGCTCACGCTGTTGGAGACCAACGGCGAAGTGCAGGGTTTCGCACACGGGCAGGACGCAGCCGCTGGTGAAGGCTTGTATTGGAACATCCAATCCCTGTATGCGGCGGTTCAGGACGGACTGCGGGAAGCTGCGCGACTCGCTCCCGGTCTGACCAGCATCGGAATCGACTCCTGGGCCGTCGACTACAGTCTGCTGCGCAATGGTCGATTGCTCGGATCACCTCATCACTACCGCGACGAGCGGACAGCGCGAGGGGTCGAGCTCGTCCATAATCGGATCACCCCTGCCGATCTGTTCGCCCGCAACGGTCTCCAACATCTCGACTTCAACACCGTGTTCCAGTTGGCGGTGGAGTCGGAAACCGGCTTCCTCGACCTGGCCGACGAGGTGCTGCTGATCCCTGATCTGCTCGCCTACTGGCTGACCGGGCGCTCACACGCTGAGGTCACCAATGCGTCGACGACGGGACTTCTCTCGGTCACAACGCGGACCTGGGACACCGGGCTACTAGACGAGTTCGGGTTCGAGCGGAGCCTCCTGCCACCACTCGTCCGCTCCGGTGACGCTATCGGACAGATCACCGATGCGACGGCCAGGCGGCTGGGTGCCGATCATGATGTCCAGGTCACGGCTGTGGGCTCCCACGACACCGCCTCGGCGGTGGTGGCCGTGCCCTTCGCCTCGAAACGATCGGCCTATATCTCGAGCGGAACCTGGTCGTTGGTGGGACTCGAGCTGGACGAACCGGTGCTGTCGACCGCGGCTCGGGAGGCGAACTTCACGAACGAGGGCGGAGTCGATGACACCGTCAGATTCCTCAAGAACGTCTCGGGCCTGTGGCTGCTCAGCGAATCGATGCGTCACTGGCAGGCCGATTCGAACGAGGCTCAGCGCAGTGCTGACCTGCAGTCTCTGCTGGCCGAGGCCGAAACCGTGAAGTTCCATTTCGAAGTGTTCGATCCCGCCGATGCGCGGTTCGTTCCGCCTGGTGACATGCCCAGCAGGATCGCGGAATGGTACACGGAACGCGGCCTGCGCCCACCCGAGTCCCCCGCCGAGGTGGTCCGCTGCATTCTCGAATCCCTGGCCGAGGCCTACGCCCGCACTATCGATGCCGCCGAGACGTTAGCCGGAATGACGGTCGACACGGTCCACGTCGTCGGAGGCGGATCGCAGAACTCACTTCTGTGCCAGTTGACGGCGGACCGGACCGGTCGCACGGTCCTGGCCGGGCCAGTCGAAGCGACTGCGATCGGCAACCTCCTCGTCCAGGCGAGAGCAGTTGGCTTGGTGGCGAAGGACGCCTCTTTGTCGGATCTGCGTGAGATCGCGCGACGGTCATTCCCCGTCGTCGAGTATCTTCCCGAGACGAGCTGA
- the rhaI gene encoding L-rhamnose isomerase, whose translation MTTPTGFNDITDELAEQSIELPSWAFGNSGTRFKVYGTPGTPRDPFEKIADAAKVNELTGLAPQVALHIPWDLCDFKALADHAAGLGVRLGTINSNTFQDDDFKFGALTHVDERIRTKAIDHHLQCIDVMDTTGSRDLKIWLAEGSNYPGQADMRGRQDRLHDSLARIYDRLGEEQRLVLEYKFFEPSFYHTDVPDWGTSYTQVAALGDKAKVCLDTGHHAPGTNIEFIVMQLLRLGKLGSFDFNSRFYADDDLMVGAADPFQLFRIIHEVIRGGGLNNPDVAFMLDQCHNVENKIEGQMRSVLNVQEMTARALLLDATALTAAQESCDVIAANDIFMDAFYTDVRPALAEWRTSRGLPANPVQAFRESGYQDRIESDRVGGTQAGWGA comes from the coding sequence ATGACCACACCCACAGGCTTCAACGACATCACCGATGAGCTCGCCGAGCAGTCCATCGAACTGCCCTCCTGGGCGTTCGGCAACTCGGGCACCCGCTTCAAGGTGTACGGAACTCCCGGAACTCCGCGGGATCCGTTCGAGAAGATCGCCGACGCGGCCAAGGTCAACGAGCTCACCGGGCTCGCTCCGCAGGTCGCACTGCACATCCCCTGGGACCTCTGCGACTTCAAGGCTCTCGCCGACCACGCTGCCGGGCTCGGTGTGCGGTTGGGAACGATCAACTCGAACACCTTCCAGGACGACGACTTCAAGTTCGGCGCTCTGACCCATGTCGACGAACGCATCCGCACCAAGGCCATCGACCATCACCTTCAGTGCATCGACGTGATGGACACGACCGGCTCGCGCGATCTCAAGATCTGGCTGGCCGAAGGGTCGAACTACCCCGGCCAGGCCGATATGAGAGGCCGTCAGGACCGACTCCACGACTCACTTGCCAGAATCTACGACCGCCTCGGCGAGGAGCAGCGCCTCGTCCTCGAATACAAATTCTTCGAGCCGTCGTTCTACCACACAGACGTCCCGGACTGGGGCACGAGCTACACACAGGTGGCCGCTCTGGGCGACAAGGCCAAGGTCTGCCTCGACACCGGGCACCATGCTCCGGGAACGAACATCGAGTTCATCGTCATGCAGCTGCTGCGACTGGGCAAGCTCGGATCCTTCGACTTCAATTCCCGCTTCTACGCCGATGACGATCTCATGGTCGGCGCCGCCGACCCGTTCCAGCTCTTCCGCATCATCCACGAGGTGATCCGCGGAGGAGGTCTCAACAACCCGGACGTCGCGTTCATGCTCGACCAGTGCCACAACGTAGAGAACAAGATCGAGGGGCAGATGCGCTCTGTGCTCAACGTCCAGGAGATGACGGCCCGGGCTCTGCTTCTCGACGCCACCGCCCTGACAGCGGCACAGGAATCCTGCGATGTCATCGCTGCCAATGACATCTTCATGGACGCCTTCTACACCGATGTCCGCCCGGCCCTGGCCGAATGGCGCACGTCCCGCGGGCTCCCAGCCAATCCTGTCCAGGCATTCCGCGAATCGGGCTACCAGGACCGCATCGAGTCCGATCGAGTCGGCGGAACCCAAGCCGGGTGGGGCGCCTGA
- a CDS encoding phosphatase PAP2 family protein, with product MTRIRRWPYTFATMLSIAVALVALASSIYLGRPLRDPDGFLGPAYIRMPLLALLFFGVGIVVDAVRMSGWKHLSNGMREVVRNEWSLRRVLCITAGMMSFYICYLSYRNLKSDLPTYREGVLYDHELSHTDLWFSGGINPAVFLHDLFGTGFMAEVLSVVYLAYLPLIPISLGAVLILSRNLAIGAWYATTLCLNWVLGTVSYYILPALGPAFARPELYRGLADTGVTELQQSLIETRLDVLVDPVGSGQIQGVAAFASLHVSVTFAAALFMMRTNQKPLWQTVTWIFFGATVIATLYFGWHYILDDIAGMVIGWASVTLGAWVTGNRRKRAQQSKEADAIAAEQREETALVEAS from the coding sequence ATGACTCGGATACGACGATGGCCCTACACCTTTGCCACGATGCTCTCCATAGCTGTCGCATTGGTCGCCCTTGCTTCTTCGATCTACCTCGGGCGGCCACTCAGGGACCCGGACGGCTTCCTCGGACCCGCCTATATCCGGATGCCGTTGCTGGCTCTGCTGTTCTTCGGCGTGGGCATCGTCGTGGACGCCGTGCGAATGAGCGGCTGGAAGCATCTGTCCAACGGAATGCGCGAAGTCGTGAGAAACGAATGGAGCCTCCGTCGGGTCCTGTGCATCACCGCGGGCATGATGAGTTTCTACATCTGCTACCTCAGCTACCGAAACCTCAAGAGTGACCTTCCTACCTATCGCGAAGGAGTCCTCTACGATCACGAGCTTTCGCATACCGACCTGTGGTTCAGCGGCGGAATCAACCCCGCTGTGTTCCTGCACGATCTGTTCGGTACCGGGTTCATGGCAGAAGTGCTCTCCGTCGTCTATCTCGCCTATCTTCCGCTCATCCCCATCAGCCTCGGCGCTGTGCTCATCCTCAGTCGCAACCTCGCCATCGGTGCCTGGTATGCCACGACGCTGTGTCTCAACTGGGTGCTGGGCACAGTCAGCTACTACATCCTGCCCGCTCTTGGGCCTGCATTTGCCCGACCCGAGCTCTACCGCGGCCTGGCCGACACCGGAGTCACCGAGCTGCAGCAGTCACTCATCGAAACTCGGCTTGACGTCCTTGTCGACCCCGTGGGCAGTGGGCAGATCCAGGGTGTGGCCGCTTTCGCCTCCCTGCACGTCTCTGTGACATTCGCCGCGGCCCTGTTCATGATGCGAACTAACCAGAAGCCGCTGTGGCAGACAGTGACGTGGATATTCTTCGGGGCCACCGTGATCGCCACGCTCTATTTCGGTTGGCACTACATCCTCGATGACATCGCCGGCATGGTGATCGGCTGGGCTTCCGTGACTCTGGGTGCCTGGGTCACCGGGAACCGACGAAAGCGAGCTCAGCAGAGCAAAGAAGCCGATGCGATTGCCGCCGAGCAGCGTGAGGAAACAGCACTCGTCGAGGCCTCCTGA
- a CDS encoding L-rhamnose mutarotase encodes MERVCFRMQVDPAHLGEYIDRHRAVWPDMLAALKETGWSNYSLFADPSGMIIGYLETEDYEAAQRGMELKDINAKWQASMSELFAAGGSFDEGPLRLQEVFHLEDQLAQRTQ; translated from the coding sequence ATGGAACGCGTCTGCTTCCGCATGCAGGTCGATCCAGCCCACCTCGGCGAATACATCGACCGTCACCGCGCGGTCTGGCCGGACATGCTCGCAGCGCTGAAGGAGACGGGGTGGAGCAACTACTCGCTCTTCGCCGACCCCAGCGGAATGATCATCGGCTACCTCGAAACCGAGGACTATGAGGCGGCCCAACGAGGTATGGAGCTGAAGGACATCAACGCGAAATGGCAGGCGTCGATGTCCGAGCTCTTCGCCGCCGGAGGGTCCTTCGACGAAGGGCCGCTGCGACTACAGGAGGTCTTTCACCTCGAGGACCAGTTGGCCCAGCGCACCCAGTGA
- a CDS encoding LacI family DNA-binding transcriptional regulator, whose translation MSMREVAAHAGVSVGTVSHVVNRSQKVSEDTIAKVSRSIEALGFVRNAAARQLRSGRSSSLGLVVLDTSNPFFASVAHGAREACDEAGLSLLIGDSGTEEARESKYLDLFAEQRVNGLLVTPSGADLSKLEGIAARGTPVMLVDREAGDYSLSSVTVDNVAGGRMALDHLIAGGCTNPAFVGGPFSLPQVSDRAAGARERAAESGLDLAVFETAELTILAGRSIGERIVSLPEDKRPGAVFCANDLLAVGFMQAVIMFSALRIPEDLALIGYDDIDYAFSTIVPLTSIRQPADLLGRTAVESLLAENASGEQTHRDEKFTPELVIRQSTRVVGAET comes from the coding sequence GTGAGTATGCGAGAGGTTGCCGCCCATGCGGGTGTCTCCGTGGGCACGGTCTCACATGTCGTCAATCGGTCCCAGAAGGTCTCCGAAGACACGATCGCCAAGGTCAGCCGGTCGATCGAAGCACTCGGCTTCGTCCGAAACGCCGCCGCCAGACAGCTGCGTTCAGGCAGGAGCAGCAGCCTCGGTCTTGTCGTCCTAGACACCTCGAACCCGTTCTTCGCTTCGGTCGCCCACGGTGCCAGAGAGGCCTGCGACGAAGCAGGACTGTCGCTCCTCATCGGTGATTCGGGAACGGAGGAGGCCAGAGAGTCGAAGTACCTCGACCTGTTTGCCGAGCAGAGGGTCAACGGTCTGCTCGTGACACCTTCCGGCGCCGACCTGAGCAAATTGGAGGGAATCGCAGCTCGGGGAACCCCGGTGATGCTCGTCGACCGCGAGGCCGGTGACTACTCGCTATCCTCGGTGACCGTCGACAATGTCGCAGGTGGACGAATGGCGCTCGACCATCTCATCGCAGGCGGGTGCACGAACCCGGCCTTTGTCGGAGGGCCATTCTCACTTCCGCAGGTCAGCGACCGTGCCGCGGGAGCACGAGAGCGTGCCGCAGAGTCCGGTCTCGACCTTGCGGTGTTCGAAACCGCTGAGCTGACGATCCTTGCAGGTCGCTCGATCGGAGAGCGCATTGTTTCGCTGCCCGAAGACAAGCGCCCCGGTGCTGTCTTCTGTGCCAACGACCTGCTGGCGGTGGGTTTCATGCAGGCAGTCATCATGTTCTCCGCATTGCGCATCCCTGAGGACCTGGCGCTCATCGGCTATGACGACATCGACTACGCATTTTCGACGATTGTGCCGTTGACCTCGATTCGGCAGCCAGCGGACCTGCTCGGGCGTACTGCTGTTGAATCGCTGCTGGCGGAGAACGCCTCGGGCGAGCAGACTCACCGGGATGAGAAGTTCACTCCCGAGCTCGTCATCCGCCAGTCGACGAGGGTTGTCGGCGCCGAGACCTGA
- a CDS encoding MFS transporter: protein MGLLSALSANAFGAAIGAAIGGPLCDRYGRKFIYTYDLLLYMFGTLFAVFAMNFTMLLIGFVLTGIAVGAGVTAAWTYIAEEAPDGRRAGHVGVAQLAWSIGPMIGFLLAALLEPMGLLGSRIIFAHLFVIAFITWWVRRGLAESRRWKAKNANPNMVGTYRGIFELFTNKKNLIALLFLIGVYGLWNTVAGQAGIFQPRIYEATGLTDARSQYLLQVLVWGLTSASTFFGFMRYGDKVSRRWLYGIGAGLGIIAWAVLIYGPAGWFSLLVFAIGWGISSGLGAQAFYGLWAAELFATRYRASAQGFMFMIVRVMVGILSLWFPLMLDKTGLHGVGFLILGLLVAALLIGVIWTPKTQDKTLEEIEIERYGRLLDADVDDEVAAGNVAADAEASVLRKD, encoded by the coding sequence GTGGGCCTGCTCAGCGCCCTGAGCGCCAACGCCTTCGGCGCAGCGATCGGTGCCGCCATCGGCGGTCCGCTGTGCGACCGCTACGGCCGCAAGTTCATCTACACCTACGACTTGCTCCTCTACATGTTCGGCACCCTGTTCGCGGTCTTCGCCATGAACTTCACGATGCTGCTCATCGGATTCGTCCTCACCGGCATCGCAGTCGGTGCGGGAGTCACCGCAGCCTGGACCTATATCGCCGAGGAGGCACCGGACGGTCGACGTGCCGGTCACGTCGGTGTCGCCCAGCTTGCCTGGTCGATCGGACCGATGATCGGGTTCCTGCTTGCCGCACTTCTCGAGCCCATGGGACTGCTGGGTTCGCGCATCATTTTCGCCCACCTCTTCGTCATCGCCTTCATCACTTGGTGGGTCCGTCGCGGACTAGCCGAGTCACGACGCTGGAAGGCCAAGAACGCCAATCCCAACATGGTCGGGACCTATCGCGGCATCTTCGAACTCTTCACGAACAAGAAGAACCTCATCGCGTTGCTCTTCCTCATCGGCGTCTACGGATTGTGGAACACCGTTGCCGGACAGGCTGGCATCTTCCAACCGCGCATCTATGAGGCGACCGGCCTCACCGATGCCCGTTCGCAATACCTGCTCCAGGTCCTGGTCTGGGGCCTGACCAGCGCTTCCACCTTCTTCGGCTTCATGCGCTACGGCGACAAGGTCTCCCGCCGCTGGCTCTACGGCATCGGCGCGGGACTCGGAATCATCGCCTGGGCGGTCCTCATCTACGGACCCGCGGGCTGGTTCTCACTCCTCGTCTTCGCCATCGGCTGGGGCATCTCCTCCGGACTTGGTGCACAGGCCTTCTACGGGCTGTGGGCGGCAGAGCTCTTCGCCACCCGCTACCGCGCCTCGGCGCAGGGATTCATGTTCATGATCGTTCGCGTGATGGTCGGCATCCTCTCCCTGTGGTTTCCGCTCATGCTCGACAAGACGGGACTTCACGGCGTCGGCTTCCTCATCCTCGGACTCCTCGTCGCCGCTCTACTCATCGGTGTCATCTGGACACCCAAAACCCAGGACAAGACTCTCGAAGAGATCGAGATCGAGCGCTATGGACGACTTCTCGATGCTGATGTCGACGACGAGGTTGCCGCCGGCAATGTCGCGGCCGACGCAGAAGCATCCGTGCTCAGGAAGGACTGA
- a CDS encoding asparaginase: MSENAPHLLVAALGGTIASTSNQSGGVAPALSGAEIAAAAGLDQVWPDLQADFTQVSQVSSANVTLDMLFDVRELARTTEADGIVLTQGTDTLEESAFVLWLLNDSATHIAATGAMRNPTLPGADGPANVRAAALTALSPLSSGLPSSLVFNDEIHDPRFVRKSHVTSTAAFSSGPVLGAIGWISEDTVRLPHAPAAADASPFAGLPRPEALSKVALAEVGMGEPEETLTQLIESGFAGAVISGVGGGHVPEHLLPAVARLGEAMPIVLASRPSSGASLRNTYGYPGGEIGLLESGLIPAGIVDARKARIVLTLALSFGLDPAEVFTTFA; encoded by the coding sequence ATGTCAGAGAACGCGCCTCATCTCCTCGTCGCCGCCCTCGGCGGCACTATCGCCTCGACCTCGAACCAGTCCGGGGGTGTCGCCCCGGCCCTGAGCGGAGCCGAGATCGCTGCGGCCGCCGGCCTCGACCAGGTCTGGCCGGATCTGCAGGCCGACTTCACCCAGGTATCGCAGGTCTCGAGCGCCAACGTCACCCTCGACATGCTCTTCGACGTCCGCGAGCTCGCGCGCACCACCGAGGCCGACGGCATCGTCCTCACACAGGGAACCGACACTCTCGAAGAGAGCGCCTTTGTCCTCTGGCTGCTCAACGACTCGGCCACTCACATCGCTGCCACCGGAGCCATGCGCAATCCGACGCTGCCCGGCGCCGACGGCCCCGCGAACGTACGCGCCGCCGCTCTGACCGCACTCTCTCCTCTGAGCAGTGGACTGCCCTCAAGCCTGGTCTTCAACGACGAGATCCATGATCCGCGTTTCGTCCGCAAGTCCCACGTGACCTCGACTGCGGCGTTTTCCTCCGGCCCGGTCCTCGGCGCGATCGGCTGGATCAGCGAAGACACTGTTCGTCTCCCCCACGCACCCGCGGCTGCGGATGCGTCCCCATTCGCGGGCCTGCCCCGCCCGGAGGCGCTGTCCAAAGTCGCCCTCGCCGAGGTGGGGATGGGCGAACCCGAGGAGACACTGACCCAGCTCATCGAGTCCGGTTTCGCCGGTGCCGTCATCTCCGGGGTCGGGGGCGGGCACGTCCCCGAGCATCTGCTGCCAGCGGTGGCCCGCCTCGGCGAGGCGATGCCCATCGTCCTAGCATCACGGCCAAGCTCGGGCGCGAGCCTGAGGAACACCTACGGCTATCCGGGCGGTGAGATCGGGCTGCTCGAGTCCGGGCTCATCCCCGCCGGAATCGTCGATGCCCGCAAGGCCCGCATCGTCCTGACCTTGGCCCTGAGCTTCGGCCTCGACCCCGCCGAGGTGTTCACGACGTTCGCATGA
- a CDS encoding MmcQ/YjbR family DNA-binding protein, whose product MDPDSVLTFAHDQAIQYPSVEIEHPFGPEYNVYKVRGKMFLMAFDLRGVPSLNLKIDPLDGEVLCDAYEEITPGYHMSKKHWITVAGAGTAEDGIEGGTEGEGAENEDEGAEGSRDGSGNVLDAELLHDLVLESYCLVVAKLPKKDRPVDPKTFGGRDEE is encoded by the coding sequence ATGGATCCTGACTCCGTGCTCACCTTCGCTCATGACCAGGCTATCCAGTACCCGTCTGTGGAGATCGAGCATCCCTTCGGGCCCGAGTACAACGTGTACAAGGTGCGCGGGAAGATGTTCCTGATGGCCTTCGATCTGCGCGGTGTGCCCAGCCTCAACCTCAAGATCGATCCGCTGGACGGGGAGGTGCTCTGTGATGCCTATGAGGAGATCACTCCCGGATATCACATGAGCAAGAAGCACTGGATCACCGTGGCGGGAGCCGGCACGGCCGAAGACGGGATCGAAGGCGGGACCGAAGGCGAAGGTGCTGAGAACGAAGACGAAGGCGCCGAAGGCAGTCGTGACGGATCAGGGAACGTCCTTGATGCCGAGCTTCTGCATGATCTCGTGCTCGAGTCCTACTGCCTCGTCGTCGCGAAGCTGCCGAAGAAGGACCGACCCGTCGACCCGAAGACCTTCGGCGGGAGGGATGAAGAATGA